AGATACTCATCTTCTCTTTGGAGATGCATCAAGACCATCTTCGTTCTCTTCACTATGTTCCTCTCTTTTATCCTCTTCTCTGCTCCTATCTTCCTCTCTGTCGCAGACGCCGTCCTACCCTCCATCATCCTCTCATCCTTCTTTTCTCTCCTTCGTCTTTCTCCGTCGACTGTTTCTTCTCATATAAGCAACTACGATTTCAGATACTCCCTCATCGATATTCCTCTCATCTCCATCATTAGATCTGCCATTATTCTCTGTAAGTATCCCCACAAGCTTCTTTATCAAAAACCCATAGCTCTGttcttaaaaattgttattttatatgtttt
The Brassica oleracea var. oleracea cultivar TO1000 unplaced genomic scaffold, BOL UnpScaffold10476, whole genome shotgun sequence genome window above contains:
- the LOC106322223 gene encoding uncharacterized protein LOC106322223, whose protein sequence is SSSLWRCIKTIFVLFTMFLSFILFSAPIFLSVADAVLPSIILSSFFSLLRLSPSTVSSHISNYDFRYSLIDIPLISIIRSAIILCVYGLCDGPKLSRGPYLTITMICSICSLIYVSFKAAVVFGEPVVGDGGGKFRTEEVALFVCSWVLAIGH